The Ipomoea triloba cultivar NCNSP0323 chromosome 13, ASM357664v1 genomic interval TCACACTGCCCTTGCACCCCATGATATCTAATCACCGTAGTCCCAACCACTATCCCTGGCCCCATTGTTCACACCACCTCCTCCCTTGAACCGCCAGCCTACACtaaccccccaccccccacacAGCCTACCCTATCACACCCACAGCCACCCTCCCATCTCTCATGACCTACCTCACATTCACCCATTTTTACCCCAATACTCACCCACATCTAATAGccaaacccaattcaaactctCCTGACCTATCCCAGATCCACCACCTATTAACCCTACATTACTCAGCCCACCCCTGCCCATGTTTACCTGACTATCCCAGCCCTTTCCCTTGGCACTCAGCCCGTCCACAGCACACCCTACTCCACATGAACATCACCTTCACCAGTTGACCCCAAATTCCACCCCACACCACCCGATCATCATAAATTGCCACTCCAATCAACACTCTAACCAATATCCCCTAACAATAAAAaagtgaaccaaacatgttaataTTTGCATTTTCTTGGTAAACccaaacaaaatattttgtattcaaaATTAAAAGCATAAACAAAACAGAAATGTAACCAAACAGgcttttttctttataaagtaAAAATGTCACCAAACATATCATTACTTTCGTATTTTAAGTAAACAGCTATTATAATCCATGCTTGAATCATTTTCCACTTAATCAATACCAAACAGGCAagcttgtatatatatacatacaaaagaATAATTTCAAGATATGTGCGTGTGTGTGAAAGTTCATCATATAAATGCTCCAAAACCTGGCGATTTGTAGCAGATACATGCTCAGCTGGTATTCGAATTTCCAGAGTTGGGCCAGTTTGAGAGCTATCACCTACTTTCTCAGCTTGAGATGATTCATATTCCTTCCAAATTTTAATGAGTTCTTGCATACATTCACCAACTCTATAAACGATGCTGGACATATCAGGCTTACCTATAACGGACCAGGaaaagaaattcaaaagaattacAAAACCAAGACAATAGATCTCCCATAGATTTTACAAAAACAAATGCAGAAAATGATCAAATGGATTAGGAATTAAAAGATTCTATCTGATCTAATCGTGATAACTAGACAGATGCATCTgaaatcaaaaatataaatttactaAATACTCGATCACAGAATTTAATAGTGCAGATCAGTTATGcacaagaaataaaaacaaaaatgaactACTAATCTTCTCTTAATCTCTGCAGTAGAATATACATAAGCAGCACAACACATCAGATGCATGAGAGAGATCAGCAAGGAGAAACCACATggaggaaaaaggaaaatgcTGGAAATGACAAATCAAAGACACAGAGACTTCCTATGTTTAAGAGGGTTTCAGTTTGACCTTACAGCACCGATCTTTGTTGATTCTGGTTCAATCTTCTCTATCAGTTTGGTGCAGAATGGGATTTATTAGTTTTCTATGtgatatatattttacaaaaacATTACATACGTTACAGAGCACAGATTCAAGCAACATTTGTCAAAAGAAAAACGGAAAACGACAAAGAGCatttattcttttcttcttaATTTCAGAACTATTTAATATTGACAACTATACTTGGAAAGACATTTACGGTAAGAAGAGTAAAACAGATTTTGTGAATGCGAGGATAAAAGAAGACACGACTTGCAATATCTTATGATTCTTAGGCTTCCCACTAGTAATCATCatcaaacaaaatttattaacttcTCATGGAAAGCACATGATTGTAGCTAAAATGAAATGCTCATATGCTATTGTCAGCAAGCTATGCAATGATTCTAATTAATCTTCATTTTCTTACTCTATCCATTTTCTGGCATCAATCTAGCAAAATTGGAGGAGGAAAGATTTTGTGCCTAAGAGGGACCTTTTTAGTTATGTTgctttttcattttcctttttcaataCATGTTCTATGGACTCAATTAATATGAAAGCCCAACATACAGGGTCAATGAATGAAGATCAACAATTGGCGATTGTACATTTTTGAAAGGAAATCTCATTACACGGAGTAAGAAACATAATGTAGTTGCAAGATCAAGCACAGAAACAAATTCTGGTCAATGGCACTTCAGATTTATGAGCGCCTATGGTTGAAGATAATTTTAGAACAAATGAAGATTGGAAGGCTGAAAGGCCAAATGAGAATGAGATTATATTACGATAACAAGTAGGCTATCAACATAGCAAACAACCTGATGCAACACGATCACACAAAGCAAGTAGAGGTTGATAGGaattttataaaggaaaaactTGATAATGGATCTAAAGGTATAAATTGACTTGGATCAACCTACACAAAATgtataaatagaaaatagaataatGGGACACAATGCTTTACGTGGAAATCCAAAAGGGAAAACCAAATGGCCTTATGGGTTGGGTTGGGTTGGGCCAAGCCAAAGTCCACTATGATTGCAAAGTTGTAAACATGCATATGGTCTAACTACAAGTGGAGAGATGAAGTAGTGGAGGTCAACCTACTCTTATCTACCTCATCTGGGTGAAAGTTACTTCTAATGCCTTGAGGCCTTTAACTTATAGTGGTGGAAAGACAGCCAAGCCTGCGACTTGCTCTGACAAGCTAATGTGGTTGGAGGTTATTAGCTAGACAAGGTGGTCTGGCAAGTGGTACATCAAGTTGAGTAGTTGACCTTGCAGCACATAGGCTGGCATGGCAAATAATCCATTAAAGGAAATGATGGCACATCATAGAGCCAGACGAGCCTGAACTGATGGAGGCTACTTGACGATAGTTGGGCTGTTGAGCTTGACCAAAAAAGTGGAGCTCCACAGCGATAGATCTCATGAACTTGATCTCTAAGGCAATAGATCTCAGGAACTTAATCTTCTAGGAGGTAGATCTCATGAGCCAATCATGCTATAGGTTGCTAGGCCATCCATAATGGGCTGAGGTATATATCCCAAAAAGCTCAAATTATACTCTATTTGTCCACACCAAGAATCAACTAGCAGACATTCTCACAAAGGGCATATCCAGCAAAACTTCACAAATTCTAGTCGACAAACTTGGAATAGACAGCACTCATTCAtaagcttgagggggagtgttggaAAGTGTTAGGTGCTGAACATATAGATCACGTCTAAAATGTGGAAGTCTAAGGGTTAGACGGTTGTCATGCCAAAAACACAAAGAAAGAAGGAAACACAATAAACTATACGTTGTGCTCTTTTGACAAAGTGTTGTTTTATCTGGTAAATTTAAAACAAGAGTAATTATTTAATACCCACTTGTTCATTTTAATGTGATATGGTGTACACTAAGAAATACcttgataaaaatattatatttacattaGTTGGAACATTCTGTATCATAAAGAAAACACCACCATctcgggaaaaaaaaaaataaataaaaaaaattagaagaatATCATCATGCAAAGTGAAAACTAAAGAAATGTGTCTTGGTTGATCAGAATAAATTATGCAAAAGCCAAAAATGACTCCCTTTCAATAATGACAATTTAAAGTTCCCTTTGTGGAAAGATCCATCAAACAGCTTACCTCCTTGAGATCtgcaaaaaaattaagaaagcattcatgcaaattaaaataCCATCTCAAGAATATGAAATATGAAATGACATTATATCCACAAACTAAATTGTAAAAAATGTGCAAAATCAAAGCTTTAATAACATGTACTGAAACTAGATTATATTCTCATATTTAGAGATTTTGGCATTTTTCTATCGCTGATGAAAAGTTTTTCATATAAGCACAAAGTGTAGATAACCTATAACTTCATCAAAAAATTTCAACATCTACTACAAATGCATTGGTAGATGTACTTCAACAGAGAACAGAGAAAAAGAAGTTAGCATTGGATGACTTGCCATATTCAGTGtgttaaggaaaaaaaatggtggGGTGGGGTAGCAGCGGATGGGGAGCTACATAACCAAGTTTAAAGAAAATAGGGTTTGAAATTCTCTCAAGTCCTTGGCTACAGAATGTTTGCACAAAGGCACATccaaaattaggttttgcaCAAAAGCACATCCAAAATTTCCTTGAGAGAAATCTGGCTGAATGAGATTGTTAGTGCTTCTGAGCAGCAATACATAACATGAGTGTACATGATGCAGGAAAAACAGTCCTCAAGAAAGCATTTGCTCCACCCCAACTCACCCAAAAGAAAGAGGAAAGAAAATTCAAACAAGATAATAGACATTATGAGAAAGTATAAATTGGTTCCAGACCTTGTATGAATCTTGTGTCATATAGAAATGAACATTTGAATTGTTAGCAATTTAACATATTGCTCTTGGTTAAACATCTTACTTCATCAAGAAATGCAAACAAATTTAATTACATCTTGAAGTCTTAACCAAAAAAAGACTTGGCAATACAGAACCATCACAGATAAACAGCATTTTCTTTTcatgtttttcctttttattttggGGAGAAGGACAAGGGGAGGCCTGGATCAAAATTTTACTACAAGGAAACCATGTAGATATAAACAGTAAAGGAAAATGAAGTGCATACAATTTCTTGATGGCATGTCAAGTGAAATGCATCAATCAAGGTAAACATACCCTTCATTGTCATGGACACGAGATCTAAAACGAGGATCACGGTTTCCCATTTGAGGGCTGCCTCTGGGACGAAGCATTCTCTTCCGCTGTTGAACTCCATAATTAAAACCTTCTCTTTCCCTGTCACCACCCCCATCGGCAGACATACCTACCTCTTCCAAGTCATTATCATTATACTTGTTACATTTCTCATTTCTCTCTCCTTCGACATCTTGATCTCTTTCCTTCCTTTTGTCTCTGCTCTCCCTTTCACCACTTTTCCAGCCGTCATGatctttttgtttcttcttttcaGTTTCTTGCTCCAGTGTCCTACCTGGAGCATCCATCAGTTCTTTTTCATTATGTGAACTTTCTCTCTCAGTTTTCCAGATTTCCCTCTTCAAATGATCCTTTTCCCTGTCTTTTGGTTTGTCCTTATCTTTTGACAGATCTTTTCTTTCCCTCTCCCACCTCTCGGTTTCTCTATCTTCCTTCAATGTGTCTTTGTTCTCAATACTGCTATTTGCTACTTGCACATTACTCTTACCATCATTTCTTTCTTTATCCCCTCCCCATTCCCAGtgttttccttcttttcttttcctatcTTTACCTTTGAATTTATCATCCCCTTTGAGATCAACCCTATTTTCACCAACAGCCTCACATGCTTCAACATAATCCCTGTTCTCAACATTTACACTTTCCTTTGGAACTTCAGCAGATACATGCACATTGGTTCTTGAAGCATGCCATGGATCCATATTCCCACCTGAGACATCAGGGTATCTTTTCCCCCGGTTCTGTTCTTTAGAATCTTTCCAATTTAAGTGATTACTCACTCCAGAAAAACTATCTTTATCTGACTTCATATTAACCTTGTATTCTGAATAGCTATCCCTCTCATGTTTGGTTTCCTTACTATCATCAACCCTGCTATCAGTCCTCGCATCTTTATCACCTTTACCTCCTTGGTACAGCTCTCTTGATTCAGCCTTGGCTTCGCGATTCTCAGCTTTAACATCCCTTATACTGTCTTTACCCTCCCTAGCCTCCAACCTGGCTTCCAAACCAACTGTATGATCAGAATGCAAATCATTTAATGACGATGAAACTCGAAAAGTTGGAAGCAAAGGTGATCTTCTATCCACATCCCGTGATTCAGTTCGAGGGATCTTTGGCATCCTCACATCCTGTCCAGCATCATAAGAGGAATGGTACTCATGTGTCGCTGAACTCATAACTTTAGCATATGAATTGGAATCATCATGTATGTATTTCGGAGCAGAGGAATGTCCATGATTGCCACTACCACTACCATCACCACCCTCTTCATGTGGCCTTTTATTAAGGTTACCACTCATATTCTTGCAGTCTAGAACCCTTGATCACCTGACAACATATGATGATATGACCAACCAAATATTACAACCTGCAAATCATCAAAACCATAGAAACCAAAATGACATttccataattaaaaatatggcTCATTAGTTATGGAATGAAACAATGCAAAGACACTATGAGTTGAGCAAGCAACAAATCCAGATCCCTagccaaacattttttttttaaacaaggttataatattttgacaaaacTTTCATGAACGAATAGAGCAAGCAAAGCTACAATAACTAGAATAAGACAGCATGTGAATTTGAAATCTGAGGTAAGTCCTGACAGCATTGGGTGCCCATTTCAAGAAGCAGATTATCTGTGCTTAAAAAGTGGTGACCCGTGTGCTCCTGGCATCACTCAATTACTCAATTTTTTCCACTTACTTGACTTTGGTCTCTATTGTTTGAATAAAGATACATAACCAAGTTCTAGTTGCATCCAAACCTATGATATAAATTTATATCAAAACTTACCCTAGTGCACAATAAGTTTAATAAATGCAGGAGAATACCTGAATAAAACTTTCATCATAGCAAAGACTTTGGATGGACTAAATTCCAACAAAGAAAACAAGAAGATTCATAGATGTGCAGAAAAAGTTGCCAAATGCTCCATATGGCCAACAATATTCACACCATGAATAAAGCAGCAGCATGTGAAAATCCAAGATTAAGAAtaagcaaaaaacaaaaaacaaaacaaaaaaaggaatATAACTCAACAGGACGAGAAACTTTTTGATTGGAATTAAACCTTAAAATTCCACATTGAACATCCTGGAATTCTCTACTAGTTGGAGGAGCCACTTTCTTTTCCTAAAAGCGCTATCAATCTTATCAATTGAAGACAACCGTTTTGTGAAATCCAGGTTTCGTACAAACAgaaggaagaaggaaaattacAGTGGACAGCACAAAGCGAGCACTGCAACAAAGCTTTAAATTCGGATTTAACTAGCTTTTGCACAAAGCAATTGACTAACCCAACCCCCAACAGGTAGcaaatttgaaaatgaatttacaCAGAAATACACTATCAGTTCAAAATTGGGCACCGAAACAGAAATCTGAGCAGAAATTTACAACCAAAAactgtaaaagaaaaaaaaaataacgaaGCTAACCACAAAGAAGACGGAATGCAAGAAATTGAAGCCCTAGCCTGAGAAGACAAAATATGAATGAGAGTGCAAAACGAAGAAGCAGGAAGGGAAAGAGAGAAGTACCTGTTGGCCCAATTCGCAGAATCGATGAGAAAAACTAATGATACAGGGCAGACATAAACACACTTTTTTAGTTCGCAGAAACAGAAACGGAAACGAGAAAACTAGAAAAGTAATAAACAAATGTCACAGagtcaaaatataattatacaaatgCCACACACCCTAATGGCCTAATGGAACTATTTCaacatttgattttgattttgtaaATCTTTGGCGATATTTCGATAATAGAGATGGATGATTTTATTCAAACGGGGTCTACCATAAACAAGATATATAACATAGAATgaaaataggaagaaaaaaaataatattgattATGGGGGCGTGAAGCCGAACGAATTACACATAGAATTAGGAAGGGCGGCCCAAAAATAGGGAgaccggcaaattattgcatggaccatggtccacacagctgtgtggaccaaaaataaaaagtacattatttttgtactgtaggtacattatttgacagtatatatcaaataatgtatattcagtacaaaaataatgtaccctaaaataatgtacttacagtataaaaataatgtaccttcagtacaaaaataatgtactttttatttttggtccacacagctgtgtggaccatggtccatgcaataatgattgtaggGAGACCACCCTTGTAGATCAGATCATGAGATTCCATCTcaactatttaaaaaattggatttaatggatgagattgaatttaaaatgtaatttatataaggatataattaatacataagggtgcaattgtaatttaattttattgtttaaatttgGTTATAATAGAATAAGATATATTCCTAATTTAAAGGATCATATCCATTGTAAGAATAAATTcaagatttttaattttgatttttttaaaaccagAATGGAATAGTGTGATGCTGCATAGGTGGGTGCATGAGTTCATTTGAGTGTGTGCAAAATGCTGAGTGAAACTGGTCGTGATGTGAGATCCCTTATGGCACGTGTGTGTCTATGTAGGATGGTGTGTGCAATTGTGTGTGGTCACACTAGGTGGGCACTAGAGGGTTAGAGTTTAAGTATTTGCAAAAGGTGCGCATGTGTGCATTCATGGTTCACCAAAATTTAGCGACACATATGTGACCATCGTCTACGGTTAGCTCTTTCTATGACCCGTGTGCATCCGAACT includes:
- the LOC116003010 gene encoding uncharacterized protein LOC116003010; amino-acid sequence: MSGNLNKRPHEEGGDGSGSGNHGHSSAPKYIHDDSNSYAKVMSSATHEYHSSYDAGQDVRMPKIPRTESRDVDRRSPLLPTFRVSSSLNDLHSDHTVGLEARLEAREGKDSIRDVKAENREAKAESRELYQGGKGDKDARTDSRVDDSKETKHERDSYSEYKVNMKSDKDSFSGVSNHLNWKDSKEQNRGKRYPDVSGGNMDPWHASRTNVHVSAEVPKESVNVENRDYVEACEAVGENRVDLKGDDKFKGKDRKRKEGKHWEWGGDKERNDGKSNVQVANSSIENKDTLKEDRETERWERERKDLSKDKDKPKDREKDHLKREIWKTERESSHNEKELMDAPGRTLEQETEKKKQKDHDGWKSGERESRDKRKERDQDVEGERNEKCNKYNDNDLEEVGMSADGGGDREREGFNYGVQQRKRMLRPRGSPQMGNRDPRFRSRVHDNEGSQGGKPDMSSIVYRVGECMQELIKIWKEYESSQAEKVGDSSQTGPTLEIRIPAEHVSATNRQVRGGQLWGTDIYTDDSDLVAVLMHTGYCRPTASPPPPTILELCATIRVLPPQESYVSSLRNNVRSRAWGAAIGCSYRVERCCIVKKGGGTIDLEPCLTHSSTLEPTLAPVAVERTMTTRAAASNALRQQKFVREVTIQYNLCNEPWLKYSISVVADKGLKKPLFTSSRLKKGEVLYLETHTRRYELSFNGEKMVKATAVPHAHEVENEKHHAHHSHSVNGEKNVDGENVVVDVFRWSRCKKPLPQKMMKSYGIPLPLEHVEVLEENLEWEDVQWSQTGVWIAGKEYALARAHFLSPN